GTCCCGATGGATATGGCTAGGCTGTCAACCCCGGTTCTCTTAACAAACTCCTCAGCCTCATCGGGCTTTGTGAAATAGGCCTCCTCAGCCTTGACGTCTTCCTCCATGCCCGCCAGCACGCCCAATTCCCCTTCAACGGTTACATCGAACCTGTGGGCGTAGTCGACTACCTTCCTGGTGAGGGCGACGTTCTCATCGAAGGGCAGGAAGGATCCATCTATCATAACGGATGAGAACCCGTTATCGATACAGGCCTTGCATAGTTCAAAGCTGTCTCCGTGGTCTAGATGTAGGGAGATGGGGATGTCCCCTCCCATCTCCCGGGCCATCTCCACGGCTCCCATAGCCATATATCTCAGTAGCGTCTGGTTAGCATAGCTTCTAGCCCCCTTCGATACTTGAAGTATCACAGGGGATCTGCTCTCCACGCAGCCTATTATGATAGCCTGGAGTTGCTCCATGTTGTTGAAGTTGTATCCGGGTACGGCATATCCCCCCTCATATGCCTTGTGGAGCATGTCTCTGGTGTTCACTAAACCCAGCTCTTCGAACGGCTTGACCATGGCTCACCCGCTTACCTCCGGTAAAACCTCGAAAAACTCCACGAACCGGCTTTAAAGTTTTATGGTGGGGCCGTCTTATTTTATCGTCCCTCTTCTCATGAAATTGTTATAGGCTGTAGCTATCTTCCTGGCCACT
This region of Candidatus Bathyarchaeota archaeon genomic DNA includes:
- a CDS encoding class II fructose-1,6-bisphosphate aldolase; translated protein: MVKPFEELGLVNTRDMLHKAYEGGYAVPGYNFNNMEQLQAIIIGCVESRSPVILQVSKGARSYANQTLLRYMAMGAVEMAREMGGDIPISLHLDHGDSFELCKACIDNGFSSVMIDGSFLPFDENVALTRKVVDYAHRFDVTVEGELGVLAGMEEDVKAEEAYFTKPDEAEEFVKRTGVDSLAISIGTSHGAYKFKVKPGGRIPTLRFDILDEVAERLPGFPIVLHGASSILPTYVEIINRYGGNLEGAVGIPEDQLRRAAESAVCKVNIDTDGRLVFTAMVRKYLAENPKEYDPRKYLGLARQELINLVKHKNSNVLGSAGKA